TGGTGATGAGCAAGCCGGCATGGAACCAACGGTCCACATATTTGACTTCGATTTGATGTTTGCCCGGCGGCACAGCCAGCGCTTGGAAAGCATGGTTGGCCCGCCAGAGCGGCACGGGCTGACCATCCACGAAGGTCCGCCAGGCAGGGTAGAAGGATTGGGACACCACCACCAGCGCCGCCGCGGGCGATTCCACGTCGAATTGCAGGCGGTGGGCCTGCACGGCGCGGAGAGTTAGGCGGGCGGGGGCGGCCTGGGTAACCGTGACCTGGCCGCGCAATTCCTCGGGAAAATAAACCACCTCCGCCGGATTGAAATCCGGTGCGGCCAGCGCGTTCAACAGATGGGTGGGGGCAAGGAATGCGGCGCGTTGTCCGGCGGTGACGAGGGGCAGGGCGTTGGTGCGAGGCAGGAAATGATTCACGAGGCCGGGAGCGGTCTGGTGGGTCACGGCCAGAAAATCCAGCAGGGGTGAGGGCGGTTGGTTGGTATGGACTTTGTAAAAGAGGTCCTCCACGGCGCGCTGCTCGCGGATTTGCAGGGTGGAGGAGCCGTTGACTTTGGGAATGCGCTCCAGCAGGTTGAGATGCGACCACTGGGCGGTGCGGCGTTCGAGCCAGCGCTCGCGCAAATCGCCGGAGCGCGCGTGCAGCAGGGATTGCTCGGCTTCGGGGGAGATGAAAATGCGTCCGTCGCCGTGGCGCGGAGGGTTGGATTTCTGCGCCAGTTTCCAGAAGCCCGGCTCGAATAATCCCACGGAGAGGTCCGCGAGTTTGACGGGCAGGGTGGGATTTTGGCGGGGCGCGTGGGTCCATAAATCGCCCAGGCAGAGGGTGAGCAGGGCAAGCACGGCGAGCCGCGCCAGGCGGGGATGGGTTAAACCCAGGAGAGCCGCCAAAGCTGCCGCGAGCCATGCCAGCCGTGCCCAGGCGTTGCTGCGGGTGATGTCCGGCTGGTCATAGGTCATGGGGTATTTGGAGGCCAGCGCCACGAGAATCAGGAGCACGGCTGCGGTGACGATGAAGGAGCTGATGGCGCGCATTGTCCACACCGGCCTGGCGGAGGAGCTATGGGGGAGGATATCGGCCACGGCATGGGCGGCCAGCAACGGCAGCAAAAAGGCGGGCAACAACACAAACTTGACGGGAAAACGCAACACTTCGAGGGGCGGGAAGAGCCATTTTAAGGCCGCGTACAGCCCGCCCTGGTCACCCATCGCCAGCCAATAGGCGGCGAGGGTGAGCGCGGCCAGGGCGAGGACGCGCCGCTGGCGTCCGAAGGCCACGGCCCACACGGCCAGCACGAGGGGCAGCACGCCGGGATAATAGGAGGAGAGGAAGTTCTGGCCGTGCTGATAAAAAACTCCCTCCGGCGTTTCAAAACAATGAAACAAGGGCAATACCAAGTTGGCCAAACCCCACACGGGCATGGTCCACTTGGTGACGATGCCGCCGGCGGCGCGATGCGAATGGGCCAGCAACTCAAAAAATGGGAGTAATTGCACCGCCGCCAAACCTGCGGCCAGCAGGATGATTGCGCCCAGGCGCAGGAGGATTTTTCCCTGAAAGCCAGGGGCGGCGAAGCAGGCCAGCGCGGCCAGGACGATGATGGCCAGCCAGGTCAAGGCGATTAGTTCCGGCACGCCGGTGAGGAGCTGGAGGGCAGCGAAGGCGCTGGCGAGGAGGGTGGAGCGGCCGCCATGCTGCCATGCCCGCTCCGCGCTCCAGAGCACCCACGGCATCCAGGCCAGGGCGGCCACGTAATTGGGCCACATGAGGCAGGAGAAGGTGGCGCCATTGAAGACGTACCACCAGCCGGCGAGGGTGGCGGCGACGGCCTGGCCTGTCCATTGGCGGGCCAGAAAATACATGCCCAGTCCCGCCCAGAGCAGATGGGCCAGGCAAAACCATCCCAGACCCTGCGGGAGGGGGAGGGCGAGAAAGAGCCACAAGCCGGGGTAATAGGCCATTGGCCCCCATTGCGCGGCAAAGGGGGCGCCGCAATTGCTCAGGGGATTCCAGAGGGGAAACTCGCCTTCGGCCAGACTGGCCTTGAGATGAAACAGACTGGGATACGCCAGCACGCCGTGGTCCCGATAGAAAAAGGCCTCCCATCCGCCGGCAACCCCGGGGAAGCAGAATCCCAGTGCGGCCAGCAAGGCCAAGGCAAATCCGAAGGGAGACAGCCAGCGCGCCGGAGTGGCGGGGGCGGATTCAAGAGTGCCGTTGTGGGCCATGCGTTGCGCGGCCATTCAAACGGTTGCGCGCGGGAAACTCAATCAGAAACGGCGCGCGGAATGGCGAGCCTGCGAGGTTGCGCGCGGCTGGTGGGAGGAGCGGCGAGTGGAGCCGGGGCCGCCGGAGGCGGGTTGATGGCGGCGTTAGATTTCCACGTGCGGCGTGTGGTATTTGGCGAAGAGCAGCTTGGTGCGAGCGGCCGTGAGCGCCATGATTAATTCATCGTAGGTCTGGAAACGGTCCACGGGGCTTTTGGCCAGCATGCGCATGATGGCTTCGGAGGTGGCATGGGTGACGTCCGGCACCACCTGGTCGGGGGGGGTGGCCTCCATGCTGACGTGCGCCATGAGGATGGCGTCATCGGACTCGGCTTCAAAGGGGACGTGGCCGGTCAAACCGTGATACAAGGTGGCGCCCAGACTGTACATGTCGGAGAGGAAAGTCTCGCCCTGGCGCTGGATTTTTTCGGGGGCGACATAGCGCACGGTGCCCCAGATGGTGCCGTCGTGGGCGAGGTTGACATCTGCGCTGCCGGCCAGGCCGAAATCAATCAGCTTTGGCTCGCCTTCGGCGTTGAAGAGAATGTTGCCGGGTTTGATGTCGCGATGGAGCAAGCCGTGTTTGAGG
This is a stretch of genomic DNA from Fontisphaera persica. It encodes these proteins:
- a CDS encoding YfhO family protein, whose protein sequence is MAHNGTLESAPATPARWLSPFGFALALLAALGFCFPGVAGGWEAFFYRDHGVLAYPSLFHLKASLAEGEFPLWNPLSNCGAPFAAQWGPMAYYPGLWLFLALPLPQGLGWFCLAHLLWAGLGMYFLARQWTGQAVAATLAGWWYVFNGATFSCLMWPNYVAALAWMPWVLWSAERAWQHGGRSTLLASAFAALQLLTGVPELIALTWLAIIVLAALACFAAPGFQGKILLRLGAIILLAAGLAAVQLLPFFELLAHSHRAAGGIVTKWTMPVWGLANLVLPLFHCFETPEGVFYQHGQNFLSSYYPGVLPLVLAVWAVAFGRQRRVLALAALTLAAYWLAMGDQGGLYAALKWLFPPLEVLRFPVKFVLLPAFLLPLLAAHAVADILPHSSSARPVWTMRAISSFIVTAAVLLILVALASKYPMTYDQPDITRSNAWARLAWLAAALAALLGLTHPRLARLAVLALLTLCLGDLWTHAPRQNPTLPVKLADLSVGLFEPGFWKLAQKSNPPRHGDGRIFISPEAEQSLLHARSGDLRERWLERRTAQWSHLNLLERIPKVNGSSTLQIREQRAVEDLFYKVHTNQPPSPLLDFLAVTHQTAPGLVNHFLPRTNALPLVTAGQRAAFLAPTHLLNALAAPDFNPAEVVYFPEELRGQVTVTQAAPARLTLRAVQAHRLQFDVESPAAALVVVSQSFYPAWRTFVDGQPVPLWRANHAFQALAVPPGKHQIEVKYVDRWFHAGLLITSLTALVMLWLARPRRTPAISSGGA